A region from the Geobacillus vulcani PSS1 genome encodes:
- a CDS encoding YfhD family protein: MGRSRGQRTRDKNKATLPQVPKQLKSDGIDVEYSEEFADHEDLEAQARAAAAGIRRQERKQ; the protein is encoded by the coding sequence ATGGGCCGTTCTCGCGGACAACGAACACGCGACAAAAACAAGGCGACTTTGCCGCAAGTGCCGAAACAGCTGAAATCTGACGGCATCGATGTGGAATACTCGGAAGAATTTGCCGACCATGAAGACCTTGAAGCACAGGCACGGGCTGCGGCAGCCGGCATCCGCCGGCAAGAGCGCAAACAGTAA
- a CDS encoding glycosyltransferase family 8 protein, translating to MFQVLVTTDANYLPPLRVLMHSLFCNNRRPFTFYLLYSRIAEEEIQALGEFVRRQGHELVPIYVDPQLFHDAPVFRHYTVEMYYRLAAHLFLPPDVDRVLYLDPDIVAINPMDELYDMDFEGNLFIAAEHTHSTKVANLFNKLRLKTPNAKGYFNTGVMMMNIAMMREHVRLADIYQFIRDNRFKLVLPDQDVVNGLYWDKIKPVDGYRYNYDARYYDFLQLLPNPKHDLAWIEENTVFIHYCGKEKPWKDNYKGELGRFYKRYSQVLELEGEATM from the coding sequence ATGTTTCAAGTGTTAGTCACGACAGACGCCAATTATCTTCCGCCGCTGAGAGTCTTGATGCATTCGCTGTTTTGCAACAACCGGCGCCCATTTACGTTTTACTTGCTTTACTCGCGCATTGCCGAGGAAGAGATTCAGGCCCTTGGTGAGTTTGTTCGCCGGCAGGGGCATGAGCTCGTGCCGATTTACGTTGATCCACAACTGTTTCATGATGCGCCTGTTTTCCGCCACTATACGGTGGAGATGTATTACCGGCTGGCGGCGCATTTGTTTTTGCCGCCGGACGTCGACCGTGTCTTGTACCTTGATCCGGATATTGTGGCGATCAACCCGATGGATGAGCTGTATGACATGGATTTTGAAGGGAACTTGTTCATTGCGGCTGAGCATACTCATTCAACGAAGGTGGCCAACTTGTTCAACAAGTTGCGGTTAAAAACGCCGAACGCGAAAGGCTATTTCAACACGGGTGTGATGATGATGAACATTGCGATGATGCGTGAACACGTTCGGCTTGCGGACATTTACCAGTTCATTCGCGACAATCGGTTCAAGCTCGTTCTTCCTGACCAAGACGTCGTAAATGGGCTGTATTGGGACAAGATCAAACCGGTCGACGGCTACCGCTACAACTATGATGCGCGCTATTATGACTTTTTGCAGCTTTTGCCCAACCCGAAACACGATTTAGCTTGGATTGAGGAAAACACCGTTTTTATCCATTATTGCGGCAAGGAAAAACCGTGGAAAGACAATTACAAAGGGGAGTTGGGGCGGTTTTACAAACGGTACAGCCAAGTGTTGGAGCTCGAGGGCGAGGCAACCATGTAG
- a CDS encoding CaiB/BaiF CoA transferase family protein: protein MPGALDGVRVLDLSRVLAGPYATMILGDLGADVIKIEAPGGSDDTRFWGPPFQNGMSAYYTAVNRNKRSITVNLKSAEGQETIRRLAKTADVLIHNFKTGTMERWELGYESLSRLNPRLIYCSITGFGETGPLAPLAGYDYIIQAISGWMSINGTADTGPLKVGIAVTDVFTGLYAAIAIEAALLAREKTGRGQKIDLALFDCAVSALVNVAANYLLSGDVPKPLGNEHPNIVPYSTYMASDGPIVIAVGNDRQFQALCTLLSDRSIGSDPRFQTNPGRVAHREELNRRLNEEIKRRTRAEWQRLLTEKGIPCGPVQTLDELFRHPQTTAREMTVKMHHPIVGPLTLVASPLKLSDTPVSYRLPPPLAGEHNDETALGWQSSTNAGSGRPNHPE from the coding sequence ATGCCAGGAGCGCTCGATGGCGTGCGTGTGCTCGACTTGTCACGCGTGTTGGCTGGTCCGTATGCAACGATGATTTTAGGCGATTTAGGGGCTGATGTCATAAAAATCGAGGCGCCGGGCGGATCAGATGACACCCGGTTTTGGGGTCCGCCGTTCCAAAACGGCATGAGCGCTTACTATACCGCCGTCAATCGAAACAAACGAAGCATCACCGTCAATTTAAAATCGGCAGAAGGACAAGAGACCATTCGCCGTCTCGCCAAAACAGCTGATGTCCTCATTCACAATTTTAAAACCGGAACGATGGAACGTTGGGAACTTGGCTATGAATCGTTGTCGCGCCTCAACCCGCGCCTCATTTACTGTTCCATCACTGGGTTTGGCGAAACAGGGCCGCTCGCTCCATTAGCCGGCTACGACTACATCATTCAGGCGATCAGCGGCTGGATGAGCATTAACGGCACTGCGGACACCGGTCCGCTCAAAGTCGGCATCGCCGTCACGGATGTGTTTACCGGCCTGTATGCCGCCATCGCGATCGAAGCCGCACTTTTGGCCCGCGAGAAAACAGGGCGCGGGCAAAAAATTGATCTCGCCCTGTTTGACTGCGCTGTGAGTGCGCTTGTCAATGTCGCCGCCAATTATTTGTTATCCGGCGATGTCCCGAAGCCGCTCGGCAATGAACACCCGAACATCGTGCCGTACTCAACGTACATGGCAAGCGACGGACCGATCGTCATCGCTGTCGGCAACGACCGGCAGTTTCAAGCACTTTGCACGCTTCTATCCGATCGCTCGATCGGATCCGACCCGCGTTTTCAGACAAACCCAGGCCGAGTCGCCCATCGCGAAGAGCTAAACCGGCGACTGAACGAGGAAATCAAGCGGCGGACGCGGGCTGAGTGGCAGCGCCTTCTCACTGAAAAAGGCATCCCGTGCGGACCGGTGCAGACGCTCGACGAACTGTTCCGCCATCCGCAAACGACGGCGCGCGAGATGACAGTCAAGATGCACCATCCAATCGTCGGTCCGTTAACGCTTGTCGCCAGCCCGCTGAAACTTTCCGACACGCCGGTGTCTTACCGGCTGCCGCCCCCGCTGGCCGGCGAGCATAACGACGAGACTGCTCTCGGGTGGCAAAGCAGTACGAACGCAGGAAGCGGTCGGCCCAATCACCCTGAATGA
- a CDS encoding YfhE family protein, with translation MAEKRKREKAKHTLTSAQEVSYARDFKMADQAGGYTAKKARH, from the coding sequence ATGGCGGAAAAACGGAAACGCGAAAAAGCGAAACATACCTTGACGAGCGCACAGGAAGTCAGCTACGCCCGCGATTTTAAAATGGCGGATCAGGCGGGCGGCTATACAGCCAAAAAAGCGCGCCATTAG
- a CDS encoding DUF3870 domain-containing protein, protein MKTQFIAGHARLPAGMAAKSLYDTLTITAEIDKKYGVIVEASCTLATEHGRDYVARLLRGHSLRDGIDDLLAELDEGYLGKAHSALCAALKDLYKQYCKMEEKES, encoded by the coding sequence ATGAAAACGCAGTTTATCGCTGGTCATGCGCGGCTGCCGGCTGGAATGGCGGCGAAAAGCCTTTACGATACGTTGACGATCACGGCGGAAATTGATAAAAAATACGGGGTGATCGTGGAGGCATCGTGCACACTGGCTACTGAACATGGGCGCGATTACGTGGCCCGCCTGCTTCGCGGCCATTCGCTGCGTGATGGCATCGACGATCTGCTCGCCGAGCTTGACGAAGGGTATTTAGGAAAAGCCCATTCTGCCCTGTGCGCGGCGCTAAAAGATTTGTACAAGCAATATTGCAAAATGGAGGAGAAAGAGTCCTAA
- a CDS encoding acyl-CoA dehydrogenase family protein, giving the protein MMNFDFTPEQEMLRQTVRKFVDKEIMPYIKEWDERGEFDRNIFKRLAELNLMGVCIPEEYGGMGMDYNSLAIVCEELERGDTAFRTAVSVHTGLNSLTLLQWGTEEQKQKYLVPQARGEKIGAFGLTEPNAGSDVASIQTTAVRDGDDYILNGQKTWISLADIADHFLVFAYTDKSKKHRGISAFIVERTMPGFSSRPIKGKLGIRSGNTGELFFDNVRVPKENLLGEEGEGFKIAMSALDNGRFTVAAGAVGLIMACLEASVKYCHERKTFGKEIGRHQLVQQMIARMEAGLQISRLLVYKVGFLKNEGRRCTRETSLAKWIACDYANQAADDAVQIHGAYGYSNEYPVERYLRNSKAPVIYEGTREIHTIMQAEYVLGYRQDKPLRKTLPAWRPAEN; this is encoded by the coding sequence ATGATGAACTTCGACTTTACACCTGAACAAGAAATGCTGCGACAAACGGTGCGCAAATTCGTCGATAAAGAAATTATGCCTTATATTAAAGAATGGGATGAGCGCGGCGAATTTGATCGCAACATTTTCAAGCGGCTCGCTGAACTCAATTTAATGGGCGTCTGCATTCCTGAAGAATATGGCGGCATGGGCATGGATTACAACTCGCTTGCCATCGTCTGCGAAGAGCTCGAACGCGGCGATACGGCATTTCGCACCGCTGTATCCGTTCACACCGGGCTGAACAGTTTGACGCTGTTGCAGTGGGGGACGGAAGAACAAAAACAAAAATATCTCGTCCCACAAGCGCGCGGGGAAAAAATCGGCGCGTTCGGCCTGACCGAACCGAATGCCGGCTCAGACGTCGCCTCCATCCAGACGACAGCCGTCCGGGATGGAGATGACTACATTTTAAACGGACAAAAAACATGGATTTCCCTCGCTGACATCGCCGACCATTTTCTCGTATTCGCCTATACGGACAAATCGAAAAAGCATCGCGGCATTTCCGCCTTTATCGTCGAACGGACGATGCCCGGCTTTTCGTCACGCCCGATTAAAGGGAAACTTGGCATCCGCTCTGGCAACACGGGCGAACTGTTTTTTGACAACGTCCGCGTCCCGAAAGAAAACTTGCTTGGGGAAGAAGGCGAAGGATTCAAAATCGCCATGTCAGCGCTTGACAACGGCCGCTTCACCGTCGCCGCCGGCGCGGTCGGCCTCATTATGGCATGTCTTGAGGCGAGCGTGAAATACTGCCACGAACGAAAAACATTCGGCAAAGAAATCGGCCGCCATCAGCTCGTTCAACAAATGATCGCACGCATGGAAGCCGGTTTGCAAATCAGCCGCCTGCTCGTTTACAAAGTCGGCTTTCTCAAAAACGAAGGCCGTCGCTGCACGAGAGAAACATCCCTCGCCAAATGGATTGCCTGCGACTACGCGAACCAGGCGGCCGACGACGCCGTGCAAATCCATGGCGCCTACGGCTATTCGAACGAATACCCGGTCGAGCGCTACTTGCGCAACTCGAAAGCGCCGGTCATTTACGAAGGAACGCGGGAAATTCATACGATCATGCAGGCCGAATATGTGCTCGGTTACCGCCAGGACAAACCGCTGCGCAAAACGCTGCCGGCATGGCGGCCGGCTGAAAACTGA